Genomic DNA from Spirochaetota bacterium:
CAGCAGGCCGGCGGCGTGCTCGCACCGAAAGCAAAAATGGTAGAGACCGGCATTCGGACGGTATTCGCTCAGACCGAGGGCGGATATATCATCGAGGCGATGTTCCCGCAGCGCCTTATCCTTCCGCTGAGGCTTGAAGCGGGGTACCGCGCTGCATTCGGCATCTGCGTCAATGACCGCGATGATGCGGAAAAGAAGGAGTACGCAGGAAGACTGACGACAACACCGGCGGGCACTGAACCCGGCCGTTCCCCGCAGCTGTACACCCTGCTTATGCTCGCCGATTGACACCCATGGGTGCTTGACGCATACGCTTCTTCTCGCTATAGTGTATCGGGCGCTGCCGTTACTGCTCGCCATGGAACATGAGAACGCCGATACGCATACTCAGAAAAAAAAGCTCCCTCTCGGGTGCCCCGCAGTATCTGTGCGAAGCGGAGATCGCTGTCGACAGCGGTGTGAACGAACGGTTGCTCCGATATGGTCTTGGGTACTTCATTACGCATCGATCCGCAGCAGAGCTGCTGAAAAAAGGCATATTCCGCGGATATAGCGGGCTTTTGGGCGGTCTGCCATGGTCGAAACGGGCGGAATGCGATGCATGGGAGCGTATCGCGAACGAACGCCCCTGTGTGTTCTTGAGTTCCTTGCCGTTCTGGGAAGGCGCGAACTGTGTGACGACTGATGAACATGCTTCCATACACGCGCTTGCGGAGCATCTCTATCACTGCGGTCACCGCGCGATCGGCTATGTCGCTGCACGCTGCGAAGGGTATTCCCATGAACGCTTCCGCGCGTACCGTAATGCCATGCATACGCTCGGGCTTCCTGTACGGCAAGCCTGGGTACATGGATTTGATGTATTATCGGGACGAGCGCAGCGTGATCTTGTTTCCGCTGCCCGGCTTTCGGGAAAGCGATACGAACGCGTCATGTCCCGCGTATTCGAACAGGTGATCCTTGACGGAACGACGGCGGTCATGTTCGAGGTCGATTCGCTTGCCCATCAGTTCTGCGCTTTCGCCGAACACCGCGGTATTCGCATCGGCCATGATATTGCCGTAACAGGGTTCGACGATATCCGCGATGCACGCGGGATGTTCCGAAAGCTGTCCGCTACCATAGCGCAGGATTTCTTCGGTATCGGTCGGGCCGGGGCCGATATGCTCCATGGGATCATCACCGGCAAGCGTCCGACAGTCGGCCAGCGTGCGCTTGTACCGGGGAAACTTATTGTACGAAAGGCGACAAGCTGTCTCGCAGGCATCCGCAGCGGCGCAGGCATCGATGCAGCTATCCGTGACCACATAGAGGAGCATAGCGCTGAAAGCAGCCTCCCGAGGACCATTGCATCGGCGTTCGATATGACACGCGCTGCGTTTGCCAGGAATTTTAAACGTCTTTTCAGACAAAGCCTCGTGCGGTATATCAATGATGTAAGGCTTGCACGGGCGGAGAACCTCGTTGCCGCAGGGCATCGTTCGTTCAGCCATATAGCCATCATGTGCGGATTCAGCAGTCAGCAGCTCTTTACGATGCTTTTCCGCAAGCGGTACGGCACATCGCCGCGCGACTATCGGAACATGAAGGCAGCGGGGAATGAGTATCGATAGTATTCATCGATCGGCTCTTCTTCCGAACACCGGATATGAGCTGCGAGCATTGCGGCGAGTCCGCGGCAAGCCCTTTCCCCTTGTAAAAACCACTTCTCCTGCTATAATCGCGGACATCTTTCGTCAAGGGCATGGTATGAAAAAAAGGCTGATATCGGAAGCATTGTATATCGGAGCGTTCCTCGCTCTCGCCGTATTCTTTTTCTTCAAGAATCTCGGGTTCGAGAACATCTTGTCCATGGGCGACACGATACCATGGCTCAATCAGAGCCTTCAGGATGTCATGCGCGCCGGTTTCTCCTACCTGTGGGACAGTTCGTATTATATGGCCTCTCGCGGTGTGCCGATATTCCTCAAGCCGTCATCGCTTCTCCTCCTGATCTTCCCTGCACAGCATTATCCGCAGGTGTCGCTCATGGTGCATCTCTTTATCGCCGGTTACGGGATGTTCCTGTTCTTACGGCAGATGAAGCTTGTGCTCCCCGCGGCGTTCTTCGGCGCCATAGCGTTCATGTTCACCAACGATACGCTCTCGCTCATACTCCCCGGCCATCTCGGCAAATTCGAGACGTTCGCGTTCTATCCATTGGTGCTCTATTTCCTCCATCGTGCGATGGACGAGAACCGCATGCGTTTTTTTCCGTTCGCCGGCGCCTTCCTCGGCATTGCCTTTCTCGGCGGTGAGGTGCAGGTATCGTTATATTTCGCCGTGCTCCTTTGTTTCTATTTCTTCTATCTGCTGTATAGAAAGAAAGGAGATGCAACGCTCGCAGCATATCTGAAGGAACAGCGGCCGGCTGTCATTAAGGATGTTCTGGGCTACGTATCCCTCGGTGTGGTGGCGATACTGTTCACCATGCAGTAGGTATCGAGTTTCCTGGAAGCGACCGGGAAAGGCGATATTACACCCGCCGCAAAGGAAAGCGCTGCGGAGAAATGGGATTGGGCCACGATGTGGTCATTCCCGCCCGAAGAGATCGCGGATTTCGCCGCACCGGGATTGTTCGGCTTCTACTCGGGCGCACAGACGCATCCGTACTGGGGCCGCATGGGATTCATCGAAGGCAAGACATCGTGGAATAATTTCAAGCATGGCACGGAGAATGCGGGGCTTATCGCCGTCGTCCTTGCGCTTTTCGCCGTCATCGTGTTCCGCCGCAAGGAGGAATGGTTCTGGGGAACGGCCGCGCTCATCGTGCTCATCGCATCGTTCGGCCGCTATTTTCCGCCCCTGTTCGGCGCTATCTACAGCCTCCCGTTCATGGAGTCGTTCCGTAACCCGAACAAATTCATCCATATCTTCACGCTCGCGCTTTCGGTGCTCTCGGCGTTCGGCTTCCATTATTTCGTCGAGGTGCTCCGGAAAAAAGAGCGCGATGATATGCTCACCGCGTTCAATGCGAAGGAGTTGTCATCGCTCAGGATATTCAATGTCGTCGTCTATGCGCTCGTCGTTATCGGCTTTTTCTTCGCCGCGTTCGCCGTCATGAACCAATCGGGCTCGGCGGCTTCGTTCGCTCAGCGCTGGGGCGAGGCTGCGGGTCAGGCCATGGCGAAGAACGTCGCCACCTATGCCGCGCGTTTCTTCTTCATGGCGGTGCTTGTGGCATCCATGGTGTCGTTCTTCCTTACGATGCGGAGCACGGTGAAAGTATGGGAAAAGGCGGCCGCTCCGGCGGCGTTCATAGCGCTTTCCATACTCATGTACATCCGCGATACGAACGATGTGCTGTTCCTCGTCGTACCGGTCATCGCATCCGCGGCGTTCGCCGTCGTCGCGTTCGCAACCACGCTCGAGCGCTTCTTTTTCCGGGCGCTTACGGTGCTCTGCGTGGTCGTGCTCGCCGTCGATCTCTGGTACACCGGCCAGTTCTTCGTCATTACGCAGGACCACGATGAGATGTATCGTTCCAACCGCATCGTCCGTATACTGGAAGAGCGCCGCATGGGCGGCACGATAGACAGGACGCGCTTCCTTTCGCGCAACGGCATACTCAATCACTTCGTGACGCATACATTCCCCAAGTACGGCATACCGCTCTTCGATGCCCCCGCCATGCGTACCATGCGCGGCGAATACGAACGCTTCTTCCGACGTTTCGGCATTCAGGATGCGCTGCAATTCCATCCGCGATTCTATCAATTGCTGAATATCCGGTATCTGATGAGCGATTTCGCGGTGAACTCCGCGTTCTCGGCGTATATCACCAATCTCGATCAGCTTCCCATCGGCAACGGGCAGACCGTGTTCCTCTACGATACGGCGTTCGCCCGTCCGCGGTTCGAGATGGCATCCGGCGTGTATATCGCGAAGGATTTCGACGCGGCGCTTGAAGCGCTCGCGGGCGACCGTTTCGACCTGACGCGTACGGCCGTAGTGTACGGGGCCGATGCCGACAGCGTATCGAACACGAAATTCATCCCGGCGACGCGCGTGGGACTTACCGGTTTCGAGTACAAACATAATGCGGTACAGATACGATGCGCTTCCGATGGACCGGTGGTGGTGGTCGTGAAGGACATGTATCATCCGGACTGGAACGCGTATGTCGACGGCAAACGCGTACGGCTTATGCGTGCGAACTGCGTGTCCATGGGCGTACTCGTGGGCGCGGGGGAACATGACATACAGCTTAAGTATGAGCCGAGGACGCTTCTCATACTGCTCTGGATATCGGCGGCGCTGTGGCTTCTCTTCATCGGCGGCCTTGCGCTCCATTTCATCACCGAGTATCGCAAGGGGAGGGGATAATGACGGCATTGACGACGATAGAACTCCCGAAACTCAAGAAACTCTACGAAGGCAAGGTCCGGCAGATATATGATATGGGTGAGCATCTCATGCTCGTCGCCACCGACCGTCTTTCGGCCTTCGATGTGATATTCGATGAAGGCATACCCGATAAGGGGAAGATACTCACGCGCATATCGAATCACTGGTTCCATACCCTCGGCGTGAAGAACCATCTCGTCGCGGATGATGTGGCTCAATTCCCCGAAGAGTGCCGGCCGTATCAGGACATACTCCGCGACCGTGCGGTCATCGTGAAGCGCGCCACGCGCGTCGATTTCGAATGCATCGTGCGCGGGTATCTCATCGGGAGCGGATGGAAGGAGTATCAATCGTCCGGCAAGGTGTGCGGCATTGAGCTCCCCAAAGGGCTTCGCCTTGCGGAAAAACTTCCGGAACCGATATTCACCCCGTCGACGAAGGCGCCCGACGGCGAACATGACATCAATGTCGATATGAACTATGTGAAGGACAAGATAGGATCGGACATGGCCCGCGAGCTTGCCAATCTCTCGCTCGGTGTGTACGTGAAGGCGGCGAACACGATGCAAGCAAAGGGCATCATTCTCGCCGATACGAAATTCGAATTCGGCACCGTCGATGACCGCCTTGTGCTCATCGACGAGGCATGCACGCCGGATTCGTCCC
This window encodes:
- a CDS encoding substrate-binding domain-containing protein — translated: MRTPIRILRKKSSLSGAPQYLCEAEIAVDSGVNERLLRYGLGYFITHRSAAELLKKGIFRGYSGLLGGLPWSKRAECDAWERIANERPCVFLSSLPFWEGANCVTTDEHASIHALAEHLYHCGHRAIGYVAARCEGYSHERFRAYRNAMHTLGLPVRQAWVHGFDVLSGRAQRDLVSAARLSGKRYERVMSRVFEQVILDGTTAVMFEVDSLAHQFCAFAEHRGIRIGHDIAVTGFDDIRDARGMFRKLSATIAQDFFGIGRAGADMLHGIITGKRPTVGQRALVPGKLIVRKATSCLAGIRSGAGIDAAIRDHIEEHSAESSLPRTIASAFDMTRAAFARNFKRLFRQSLVRYINDVRLARAENLVAAGHRSFSHIAIMCGFSSQQLFTMLFRKRYGTSPRDYRNMKAAGNEYR
- a CDS encoding glycosyltransferase family 39 protein, translated to MKKRLISEALYIGAFLALAVFFFFKNLGFENILSMGDTIPWLNQSLQDVMRAGFSYLWDSSYYMASRGVPIFLKPSSLLLLIFPAQHYPQVSLMVHLFIAGYGMFLFLRQMKLVLPAAFFGAIAFMFTNDTLSLILPGHLGKFETFAFYPLVLYFLHRAMDENRMRFFPFAGAFLGIAFLGGEVQVSLYFAVLLCFYFFYLLYRKKGDATLAAYLKEQRPAVIKDVLGYVSLGVVAILFTMQ
- a CDS encoding YfhO family protein, with translation MWSFPPEEIADFAAPGLFGFYSGAQTHPYWGRMGFIEGKTSWNNFKHGTENAGLIAVVLALFAVIVFRRKEEWFWGTAALIVLIASFGRYFPPLFGAIYSLPFMESFRNPNKFIHIFTLALSVLSAFGFHYFVEVLRKKERDDMLTAFNAKELSSLRIFNVVVYALVVIGFFFAAFAVMNQSGSAASFAQRWGEAAGQAMAKNVATYAARFFFMAVLVASMVSFFLTMRSTVKVWEKAAAPAAFIALSILMYIRDTNDVLFLVVPVIASAAFAVVAFATTLERFFFRALTVLCVVVLAVDLWYTGQFFVITQDHDEMYRSNRIVRILEERRMGGTIDRTRFLSRNGILNHFVTHTFPKYGIPLFDAPAMRTMRGEYERFFRRFGIQDALQFHPRFYQLLNIRYLMSDFAVNSAFSAYITNLDQLPIGNGQTVFLYDTAFARPRFEMASGVYIAKDFDAALEALAGDRFDLTRTAVVYGADADSVSNTKFIPATRVGLTGFEYKHNAVQIRCASDGPVVVVVKDMYHPDWNAYVDGKRVRLMRANCVSMGVLVGAGEHDIQLKYEPRTLLILLWISAALWLLFIGGLALHFITEYRKGRG
- a CDS encoding phosphoribosylaminoimidazolesuccinocarboxamide synthase, yielding MTALTTIELPKLKKLYEGKVRQIYDMGEHLMLVATDRLSAFDVIFDEGIPDKGKILTRISNHWFHTLGVKNHLVADDVAQFPEECRPYQDILRDRAVIVKRATRVDFECIVRGYLIGSGWKEYQSSGKVCGIELPKGLRLAEKLPEPIFTPSTKAPDGEHDINVDMNYVKDKIGSDMARELANLSLGVYVKAANTMQAKGIILADTKFEFGTVDDRLVLIDEACTPDSSRFWDAKSYKPGENPLSFDKQLVRDHLEASGWNKQPPPPALPPSIIEQTRARYVEMLTLITGKGLQPAV